The sequence below is a genomic window from Lolium perenne isolate Kyuss_39 chromosome 4, Kyuss_2.0, whole genome shotgun sequence.
AGTGTGTGTTCTGTAGATAATTTTTCATGTACATTGATGGGTGGTGCACAGCTAGATAAGAACATGCAAAAATATGCTATATACGCATATGGTAGGTGCTTTATTGCTTCCGGAGCAAACATGGTTTGCTATTTTAGTACTGCAGATAGTTTGTGGGATGGTTGATTATTAGACGGAAGTGCTTTAATCCAATTTATTTCTTTATTTTGATGGTTGTATATAAGCGTTTGCTACTCTCTTCATGATTCTGTTTGCTCTATTCTAATGTCTATCAAAACAGGGCCTGAACAACTAAGGTCTAAAATACAAACGTGCACATTTTTATTTTGAAGGGTCATGCAGATGTCTTTTGGTGATTAGAGTGATCATGCTGATTTAAGTCTGCTCACAAAGCATAAACTCATCATTGTTTTCTCACATGTGTTTTAGTAGGTCATACAAAATATATAAAAAGTACGAGAGCCACGGGattgtgcgccaaggcgcacatttaaATCTAGTTGTGTATTAGAGTGAACCTTCACGGTTACACAGGCGTACGTCGTCTAATGCAACTTAATTAAATAGAACGGACTGGTGCAATATTGAGCGGCACATCCCATATTTTTGCTTATTTGTTTTCAAAGCCCCTGATAAGTATCGGTGATAAGTCAGTGATAGGCAAAAACTCCGTTATAGATGATGTTTTTCTCTCATCACCGTGGACTTCTTGTCTGGTAGTATGTGGACTTGGAGTGCCAGTTTATTACTAGACGTTTTATTATGTGAATCTACATTGGTGTTTTGATGACACCAGCAGTTTAtcctttgtgcatgcatgcatatatagACAACAGTTTTTTCATTCATCCATGCCGAGCTGACATCTCGCCATCTCGGCGTCGAACCCCAAAGTCTTTCGGATTAGTTTCTTCTTTGAACGTAGTATATACTCCATATAGGAATTATGCCGCATTTAAGGAATGAAGGTTTCCATTTTCGTAAACATACCGTAATAGGATATGTAATTTCCATTAATTGAATAATTGACGAGTGTTCATAAGAGCGATGCATGTGTGATATGGATACCTTGAGTACGACGGCATCCGCTGATGGAATGGATTGAAACATGTCACCGGCTACGAACAGCAGGTTTTCatggccggcgccggcgccgtcgGCGATAACGTGAGGAAGGTCCATGACGGTGCACTTTATGCGCGGGAAGGCACTTGCGATGACCTTGGTGCCGGCGCCCTTGCCGCCGCCGACGTGGACGAGCGAGCTCAGGCCGCGGAAGATCCGGCCCTTGTCCATAATAATGACCTCGAGGAAGACCTGGCTATCGGCAGCCATGGAACCGTTCAGGACGCCGCTGAATTCAGCGTCCTTGCCAGCCCTCTCCCACTGGGAGCAGCCGTGTGCCAGTTCGAAGAGGGACCCGGCGCCTGCCGGCGCCGGCTCACTCCTGAACCAGTCGGGCATGCTGAAGAAGGACGTGACGACGAGAGGGTTCAGCAGGAAGGGCACCATAGGGGACAGGCTGTGCCAGCCGACGAGGAAGCGGCACGTGGTGGTCAGCCCGTACAGGACGTCGTCTTCCCCGGCGGTGCTGGTGCTGAAGATGCCGGAAGCGGTGAGCAGTTCCATCACGCGCTGGAGGTCGGCGACTTTGGCCGGATGTATCTTGGTGTCGGTGGCGATGTCGGCGAgggtggcggtgccgccgcggcGGTGGATGGCTTCTGGAATGCCCAGATCCACGGCGCACTTGAGCGACATGGACTTGACGTAGCCGAGAAAGTGGTTATGGAGCTCGGCGAGGCTTACGAGCAACTCCTGTGGGCTCACTTCGGCCAATAGTTTGAGCGTCATCTTTCTAGTTTAGCTACCACTTTGCTGCAAACGTAAGCGTGGATGTAGACTCTAGTTCTTGGCCTGCCTAGCGAAGTCCTACCAAGGCCCTTTTctagaggaggagcagcagcactGCGCTCGGTACAGGAATGGCGCGCTGCGCCAACGGCCTTCTCATACGCCGACGACCaaaagtcggggccgtcggcgtaggaAACGGTACGAAACTAGTAAGATTATTGTTTTTTAGAAATTCAAGATTTTATATTTTttgtttttaaaaaataaaaaattgcaTCCTCGGTAGAGATTATTATTACTTAACCACTGATGtttatttaaataattatttaaaatttaaaataataaaaGAGTTGTGATATCATGATCTAAAAGTTAATAGGACTGATATGGTTCGTGAAGAAGATGGAAGGTCAATCCAGAAGAAACCAAGATGTTAAGCGTGCTAGGGATGGAGTACAGTTGGGCATGGGCAGCACGGCCCGGACGGCCCGGCCCGAAAATCCCGGGCCGGGTCGGGTTTGCACATCGGGCCGGGTTTGGGCCTGATTTTTGAGCCCGaacgtcgggccgggccgggttcCGGCTTGCATAAAACACAATTTAAGCCTAGTTCGGGCCGGTCTTGTCGGGCCAGGCCGGGTTTTTGGCAGTTCGGACCGGGTTCGGGCCTAATTTGTAAGCCCGAAGGTCGGGCTCGGGCCTAGGAATTTCAGTTCGTGCTTTTTCGGGCCCGACCCgaaacccggcccggcccgagaaaTGCCCAGGTGTAGGTTGGAGTAATGTGAGGATGGGTAGAAGTAATCGGGTGGGAAGTTTGACTATGGGGGATAgtttgacctaagattaagtgtatTGTTAGAATTAAAATGATCCATGTGGGAGACTTAAGAAAATGTGAAAAACAATTTGAAATATTTTTATAATTTTTGAAGTTAACGGACAGGACGGTGTGGCCTATGTCGAGGGTCCATACGCCGATGGCCACCATCAGCGTATAGGGCTACGCTGACGGCCGCGTCTAGGCTGAGGGCACACGTGTCTCTACCGAAGCGGGCCTTCCCCGAGGAGCTACACCGACGGTGACCCTCGGCATAGCCTACGCCGATGGCCTTTTaaggctatgccgagggctcGGGGCCGTCAGCGTAGCGCACCATTCCTGTAGTGGCTATTGGAAAATAGTGTCCTTCCTGAGCAACTAAAACAGTTAGGGTGTCTTGCCCGACACAGAACTAACATTAAAAATGACCGCACGTGTTTGTTTCCGTCGGATCACGGATGTGAAATTGGCTGAGAAGGATCAGCTGACCGTTTGCGCTAGGGTGTCCCAGTGACGCGACGCATTTGTCTCATTTTTTTAAATATACTAATTTATATagtgcaaaaaacatgaaaatataaaaaaaggccttctaaaaccctaaccctatgctACACCTTGTTGTCGCTGGGCACCTGGTAAGGTCACGAGGTTGGGGATCGCcattacaagaaaagttgccatggccgacgaaattgaagtcgcgtcgtggtttctgctgtaccatggccgacgattttttgtctcttcgttgtgcatgtcaaaaaaaaaatcacgtttttgaggccacctaacgcgacgaaaacgtccaaaacgtcgcgtatggtggccgggACGTGGTGCGTCACGAATTCACGGGTTCGCCGgcagagtcaacgcaaatccgcaccgcccagggatgtagggccccagATGgcggcctctctagcattgtttttttttcacgatcgcgccatctcattcaacgctctccgatcgagccgtttacgatgcaggatcatgggtcccgcatgtcatcctctatgaacgaaaattcattctattcttggatttttttgacccccctgatttctggctactttctttttcttttgatcctgtgccgccttgaaaacgttgagatcgatgctgctaaatgggacccgcatgtcatcctctatgtgcaatcaactttcttttcttggagtttttttgccacctcatatttggtaacttgcctttttcttttggtcacgTGTCGCctcttgacaagggattaacttatcaatgcctacagattgtagactagggttttagtcggaagtagagggcaagtagatctcgaaggtttcagccgaaaagtgctcgacgatgtgaaaactagggttgcgtgaaacaatgaatcgatgctatctttgtccctcgactcccccttatataggaggtggagtcgagagatttataatacacaagttacataaTCCGAGAGGGTTTCCAAAtcctcccgtaagattacaagtatgtatttcctaatacaactctatgttTCCTTAGTAATAACTTGGACTTCtgaatcttcatattcatcgagtcgtgggccttcagtaaaccccaggtactatcttcggcgggcccattggggatgcctatgtcagtagcccccgagattttgcttgaatcgaagaatcagggaaaatctccaactttatagtcattcaataactctgtcgaatttatcacatatctttggacatgtaattatatattgtacagggataatggtagttggggctagttcatctgacggatcaggtactagttaactgctctagtggcaatccgcaaaaacctacttcaagatcacatccctggacatgatctcgggataccggtgttaacttcgacaggtgccgattaaggtcttaccatctgtcgagtcccagtcatattttatcgggtacctaacgcgtccgttaggatttttcttcgtatctgttgatacggaaaaaagtagcaaactgacgtcagagacggcgtcacgccgctcagaacggatctggggtcttaccttcgcaaaattttgcggcattcagagtttattcgcaactttggcactctgagaatatattgtcgagtgctttttcggctgatggaatagcacattttattgagtcaacgtatGACTTATCTTGccgtcccgatgggagtatatgcagggttatttgtataactcgaaatatgctcacttcttcttcttttctctcttttttttataatttcatcgggcacgcgaacagtgttcccgatgggagtagcccccgaggctacagccaaggactagtgcttggttgtaggctcaacactttaacgccttatgtcgctatattgttattctttctcgaacttttcatatctatcgggtgcgcgaccagcgcttccgatgggagtagcccccgaggctatgaacaaatgcttgtatttggtcataggctctcgccatttctatcttgtcatactcgaatttttcttttttccaaagtagcccccgagcgtttgagcaaaaacttgtatttgatcaaaggcttgtCAAAATAATCAATAGTCTTTATCTGCCGCCAATTTGAATAATCTTCATAGCCGAGATTTTTCTTTAAAAAGGTGACATCactactgacgatagccacgatccttGTATTGGGAAGACGCGAGAGCTGTCCATTCACTGACCCGCGGGCCCAAAACCTGCGACCTGTTGatacgttacgcaagtgggggacacacgtcctccgctttttctgctccacgcgctgtagcgcctgtctAGTTCCATCATGGTAAAAGTACCATTGTACCCTTTGATCCACATGTAAAGCATCAAGCCTATTTGGAGAACATCCAATGGTGCGGCGTTCCGACTAAGCTTGCTATAAATAATCTCCTTCTTCCTCGCGTATTCCCCTTCGCCGCACCTGTGCTCATACCTCCTCTGCTCCAATCTCCATTGCAAACTGCCAAGTTCTAGCGCACGCGCACTGCTCCACTTTCTCCACACCATTGTTGATGCCGCCGCGGCCAAGACTTTCAAGGCACACCACCCCCAAAGCAAAGATGGCGACAGCGGATCTGGGGAgcactgagtgggagagatccaaaatctccgcccaagatatcaacttgctgaagaagcttgggatcagcaagaagaaAGATTCGATGTGCTTCCTCAGTGAGGAGGGCTATCCATCTCCTCCAATCGAgtaccgggtcagtttcgttgaccacctcatccgcggtctttcttcccccattcacgatttcctgcgtgggttgctttttgtttacggattgcaacttcaccatcttactcccaactccatcctccacatctcgatctttatcactctttgcgaatatttccttggagtccagcctaactgggctttatggaagcgcattttccttcttcgccgtaatggctctcccaatgttgcctataacataggcggcgttgttatctgcgtccgccctgatgtcgagtacttcgatgtcaaattccctgattcagttcaagggtggcgcaaaaaatggttgtatatCCACGAGGAAAGTCACGACTCGGCGGAACACAACATTCCCCCTTTCGATGGCAACGAAAAAATCTGTCGCCGccggtcctgggatgcagaggctagcgacgaagaaaaagcgacgacagaggcgctgatgacacgcatccacgagcttcaaaatacccgtggacaagaattgtcgggtatccaaatcacggcatatttccttaggattagggtgcagcctttgCAAGCTCGCAAAACCCCCTTTGGATGAATGTTGGCGACaaggatgtggatcgcctgtcggtagatttaccggtcaaggacttagaaaaacttgtccgaaaaatctcgtcgcttagcaagaaagacaccgtcctgtcatcttgccgtgtgacaccataTAGAACCACCAACGCGCTCCCGCAGGTAATATTTTTATCGTCTGCTTATTTGTTCActtctcttcttctctttcttttttactGCTATTTCTTCGACTGCTGTTATTGATACAAATTCATGTCGATACTTTTCCTATCTTTTGTCCAGAACCACAAAACTGCGTCGCCTCTTCCTTcccttcccgaaggtggagaggtcgaagaTCGCGCAATCATTACTGAAGACACCCAGGTTCCTCCTCATCCTGAGAGCGAAGTCGCGGTTTCTCACAAACCCGCAGCTTCCTCTGAAAAGGAATATGAatccgaggctaccgcatcgacacactccctcccctccgctgtttctccaaggaacaagagaaaaagggacgaagttgccgattctggcacctccaaagccggtgcATCTCctaccgaagaagttgttcctaccgaggaaaggacaactttcaacccttacgaagatgcccttgtcagctcgtaagttcttgctgctctttgttgtttgctctcaatattttgtctatgttgtttcttatattgtcgcctttttattgtagtggcgacgaggatgaagatccacctattgacgcgactgctcgaacgagtacgtcgcgtactttagttgtctctgaagctcagcctgatggggatgaaacctcgcctcctcagcaagacaTCGAGCGTCCAACTCCaattgcaagcccccgtgcccctgatacgcgtacagcacgcgtccgttgggaaccccaagaggaaggtgtgatgcgtacagcggcaagttttccctcagtaagaaaccaaggtttatcgaaccagtaggagccaagaagcacgttgaaggttgatggcggtgagatgtagcgcggcgcaacaccagggattccggcgccaacgtggaacctgcacaacacaaccaaagtactttgccccaaggaaacagtgaggttgtcaatctcaccggcttgctgtaacaaaggattagatgtatagtgtggatgatgattgtttgcagaaaacagtagaacaagtattgcagtagattgtattcgatgtaaaagaatggaccggggtccacagttcactagtggtgtctctcccataagataaatagcatgttgggtgaacaaattacagttgggcaattgacaaatagagagggcatgaccatgcacatacatgatatgatgagtattgtgagatttaattgggcattacgacaaagtacatagaccgctatccagcatgcatctatgcctaaaaagtccaccttcaggttatcatccgaaccccttccagtattaagttgcaaacaacagacaattgcattaagtatggtgcgtaatgtaatcaataactacatcctcggacatagcatcaatattttatccctagtggcaacagcacatccataaccttagaggtttctgtcactcccccagattcacggagacatgaacccactatcgagcataaatactccctcttggagttacaagcatcaccttggccaaagcatctactagtaacggagagcatgcaagatcataaacaatacatagattgataatcaacataacacagtattctctatccatcggatcccaacaaacacaacatatagcattacagatagatgatcttgatcatgttaggcagctcacaagatccaacaatgaagcacaattaggagaagacaaccatctagctactgctatggacccatagtccaggggtgaactactcactcatcactccggaggcgaccatggcggtgtagagtcctccgggagatgaatcccctctccggcaggatgccggaggcgatctcctgaatcccccgagatgggattggcggcggcggcgtctctggaaggttttccgtatcgtggctctcggtactgggggttcgcgacgaaggctatttgtaggcggaagggcagagtcgggagagtcacgaggggcccacacgctagggtggcgcgtccagggcttgggccgcgccgccctactgtggcgctgatacgtctccgacgtatcgataatttcttatgttccatgccacattattgatgatatctacatgttttatgcatactttacatcatatttatgcattttctggaactaacctattgacgatatgccgaagagccagttgctgttttctgctgtttttggtttcagaaatcctagtaaggaaatattctcggaattggacgaaatcaacgcccaggggcctattttcacacgaagcttccagaagaccggagagctaacaaagtggggccacgaggtggccagatgatTGGGCGGCgctgcccaagccctggccgcgccaccctatggtgtgggaccctcgtgacgccccttgacctgcccttccgcctacaaatagccttcgtcgcgaaacccccagtaccgagagccacgatacggaaaaccttccagagacgccgccgccaatcccatctcgggggattcaggagatcgcctccggcaccctgtgatatgtctccgacgtatcgataatttcttatgttccatgccacattattgatgatatctacatgttttatgcatactttacatcatatttatgcattttctggaactaacctattgacgagatgccgaagagccgattctttgtttctgctgtttttggtttcagaaatcctagtaaggaaatattttcggaattggacgaaatcaacgcccaggggcctattttcacacgaagcttctagaagaccggagagctgacgaagtggggccacgaggtggccagacgatagggtggcgcggcccaggtcttggccgcgcggccctgtcatctgggcccctcgtgacaccccttgacctgcccttccgcctacaaatagccttcgtcgcgaaacccccagtaccgagagccacgatacggaaaaccttccagagccgccgccgccgccaatcccatctcgggggattcaggagatcgcctccggcaccctgccggagaggggattcatctcccggaggactctacaccgccatggtcgcctccggagtgatgagtgagtagtctacccctggactatgggtccatagcagtagctagatggttgtcttctccttatgtgcttcattgtcggatcttgtgagctgccgaacatgatcaagatcatctatctgtaatgctatatgttgtgtttgttgggatccgatggatagagaatactatgttatgttgattatcaatttatatctatgtgttgtttattatcttgcatgctctccgttattagtagaggctctggccaagtttttactcttaactccaagagggggtatttatgctcgatagtgggttcatgtctccgtgaatgcggggagtgtgagaaacctctaaggttatggatgtcttgttgccactagggataaaacattgatactATGTCCGAGGGatttagttattgattacattacgcaccatacttaatgcaattgtctgttgttttcaacttaatctggaaggggttcggatgataactttgaaggtggactttttaggcatagatgcatctttggatagcggtctatgtactttgtcgtaatgcccaattaaatctcacaatactcatcatatcatgtatgtgcatggtcatgccctctctatttgtcaattgcccaactgtaatttgttcatccaacatgctatttatcttatgggagagacaccactagtgaactgtggaccctggtccattctttacatctgaaatacaatctactgcaatactttttctactgttctctgcaaataatcatcatccacactatacatctaatccttttttacagcaagccggtgagattgacaacctcactgtttcgttggggcaaagtactttagttgtgttgtgcaggttccacgttggcgccggaatccctggtgttgcgccgcactacatctcgccgccatcaaccttcaacgtgcttcttggctcctactggttcgataaaccttggtttcatactgagggaaaacttgccgatgtacgcatcacaccttcctcttggggttcccaacggacgcgtgctgtacgcgtatcaagcagattttctggcgccgttgccggggagatcaagacacgctgcaaggggagtctccacatcgcaatctctttactttgtttttgtcttgctttattttatttactactttgtttgctgcactaaatcaaaacacaaaaaaattagttgctagttttactttatttgctatcttgcactctatatcaaaaacacaaaaaaaattagttacttgcatttgctttacttatttcaacatgtttccttttaattttactgtaaaagatatacttgtgggacaagggtctataattgggagagataatatagaagaatttttcacccatgttagtatgcatgaagatcttaaagatataccccttgcaaaagctgtccctacttatgaagatgcctctgtttgtttggtacgcatgatggaagctagatttattagtctcagccccatgatacaacacatgtttcttacactttctgatatggagaggggagagaagagagattttgttctaaaagtcttagtgcgagaatttgcggatatagctaaagaagctagaaaagtttttagtaagcatgataggcttggcatgatcaccgattttaaaagaacacttgaaaagatggataaggatagaattaagtatactaataatgttaataatggtggggacattaaagcaccaataccatgtaagctcctagcaatgcatgaggaactagaaaataactacgcttggcttgttcctgaaaatttgtttgatgagagtagcaagcccaagactaatgaaaagggagccgctgaaacttatgtatccaatatactatgcatggtatagaaaactccacaccccgctatagatgcaccatctcttgataacacttgatatacactttctgcgcctagctgaaaggcgttaaagaaaagcgcttatgggagacaacccatgtttttactacagtacctttatttttatttcgtgtcttggaagttgtttactaatgtagcaacctctccttatcttagttttgtgcattgttgtgccaagtaaagtcgttgatagtaaggttcatactagatttggattactgcgcagaaacagatttctttgctgtcacgaatctgggcaaaattctctgtaggtaacttagaaaattatgccaatttacgtgagtgatcctcagatatgtacgcaactttcattcaatttgagcattttcatttgagcaagtctggtgcctcaataaaattcgtctttacgaactgttctgttttgacagattctgccttttatttcgcattgcctgttttgaggaTATTTCGATtcgattaactttcagtagctttgtgcaatgtccagaagtgttaagaatgattatttcacctctgaacatgtatattttgattgtgcactaactctctaatgagttgttttgagtttggtgtggaggaagttttcaaggatcaagagagggagatgatacaacatgatcaaggagagtgaaagctctaagcttggggatgccccggtggtttacccctgcatatatcaagaagactcaagcgtctaagcttggggatgcccaaggcatccccttcttcatcgacaacattatcagg
It includes:
- the LOC127297645 gene encoding acetylserotonin O-methyltransferase 1-like yields the protein MTLKLLAEVSPQELLVSLAELHNHFLGYVKSMSLKCAVDLGIPEAIHRRGGTATLADIATDTKIHPAKVADLQRVMELLTASGIFSTSTAGEDDVLYGLTTTCRFLVGWHSLSPMVPFLLNPLVVTSFFSMPDWFRSEPAPAGAGSLFELAHGCSQWERAGKDAEFSGVLNGSMAADSQVFLEVIIMDKGRIFRGLSSLVHVGGGKGAGTKVIASAFPRIKCTVMDLPHVIADGAGAGHENLLFVAGDMFQSIPSADAVVLKGL